The Williamsia sp. DF01-3 genome has a window encoding:
- a CDS encoding acyl-CoA dehydrogenase family protein, whose product MDLLFDDAANTFRDEVRGWLSENVPEKPLRSMDSAEGFEQHRQWEATMADARMSVVSWPEEFGGRDAPLLHWLIFEEEYYRSGAPGRVSQNGIFLLAPTLFEHAHPDQLTRIMPRMARADDIWGQAWSEPEAGSDLASLRSTATRTEGGWLLNGQKTWSSRSSFADWGFGLFRSDPDSVRHRGITYFMFDLRAEGVTVRPINQLDGEPGFAELFLENVFVPDDPDQPGESGVIGEVNNGWKVAMSTAANERGLSLRSPGRFLATTDRLLNLWRDTAPELRAGLGDRVADAWIGARAYELSTFATVSRLAEGGQLGMESSINKVFWSQWDIATHETALDLLGPESEVALRHPSGDWTDGYLFSLSGPIYAGTNEIQRNVIAERLLGLPRGDR is encoded by the coding sequence ATGGATCTGCTCTTCGACGACGCGGCGAACACCTTTCGCGACGAGGTCCGGGGCTGGCTGTCCGAGAACGTTCCGGAAAAGCCGCTGCGGTCCATGGACAGCGCCGAAGGCTTCGAACAGCACCGACAGTGGGAGGCCACCATGGCCGATGCCCGCATGTCGGTGGTCAGCTGGCCCGAAGAGTTCGGTGGTCGCGACGCACCGCTGCTGCACTGGCTGATCTTCGAAGAAGAGTATTACCGCAGCGGGGCTCCGGGCCGGGTCAGCCAGAACGGCATCTTTCTTTTGGCACCAACGCTTTTCGAACATGCTCACCCTGATCAGCTGACACGGATCATGCCGCGGATGGCACGGGCCGACGACATCTGGGGTCAGGCGTGGAGCGAACCCGAGGCCGGCAGCGACCTCGCGTCGCTGCGATCCACCGCAACTCGTACCGAAGGCGGCTGGCTGCTCAACGGTCAGAAGACCTGGAGCTCACGATCGAGCTTCGCGGACTGGGGTTTCGGCCTGTTCCGTTCCGACCCCGACTCGGTTCGGCACCGCGGGATCACCTACTTCATGTTCGATCTGCGCGCAGAGGGTGTCACCGTCCGGCCCATCAATCAGCTCGACGGCGAGCCAGGATTCGCAGAGCTGTTCCTGGAGAACGTCTTTGTTCCCGACGATCCCGATCAGCCCGGCGAGTCCGGAGTGATCGGCGAGGTGAACAACGGCTGGAAGGTGGCCATGAGCACCGCGGCCAACGAACGTGGACTCTCCCTCCGCTCCCCCGGCCGTTTCCTTGCCACCACCGATCGGCTGCTGAACCTGTGGCGTGACACCGCACCCGAGCTGCGCGCCGGGCTCGGCGACCGCGTGGCCGATGCGTGGATCGGTGCCCGCGCGTATGAGCTGTCCACGTTTGCCACCGTCAGCAGACTGGCAGAGGGCGGACAGCTGGGCATGGAGTCCTCGATCAACAAGGTGTTCTGGTCACAGTGGGACATCGCAACCCACGAGACAGCGTTGGATCTGTTGGGCCCGGAATCCGAAGTTGCGCTTCGGCACCCGTCCGGCGACTGGACCGATGGGTACCTGTTCTCACTGTCGGGGCCGATTTATGCCGGTACCAACGAGATCCAGCGAAACGTGATTGCCGAACGACTGCTCGGACTTCCGCGAGGGGACCGCTAG